A stretch of Desulfotalea psychrophila LSv54 DNA encodes these proteins:
- a CDS encoding efflux RND transporter permease subunit encodes MIRSLISISIKNRVLVLLFTLIIVVAGLWSMLRIPLDAIPDLSDVQVIVFTDYVGQSPQVVEDQVTYPLTTAMLAVPYAKTVRGFSFFGMSFVYVIFADGTDLYWARSRVMEALNYVSGSLPANVTPTLGPDATGVGWVYQYVLQSDKHDLQQLRSIQDWFLRYELMSVPGVSEVASIGGFVKQYQVVVDPNKLRAYNISLRQVRRAIQRSNNDVGGRVIEMGETEFMVRGIGYIKSLEDIENIGLGVDSRGTPILIKNIAQVQIGPEIRRGVLDFNGEGETVGGIVVMRYGENALQVIERVKKRLEEIQPGLPAGVKIEAVYDRSNLILSAVKNLRTTLLEESLIVALVCLIFLAHLRSALVGIITLPIGIFISFILMERQGINANIMSLGGIAIAVGAMVDAAIVMIENVHKHMEHDDGRRSHWELVKDASLEVGPALFFSLLIIAVSFLPVFALEAQEGRLFKPLAYTKTYAMAGAAFLAVTLVPVLMGYMIRGKIMPEHKNPINRFLIWIYDPAIRWALGAKKTVVVIALLLMATVYIPYQRIGSEFMPPLDEGDLLYMPTTLPGISIAKARELVQQTDKIIKSFPEVATVAGKAGRVESATDPAPLSMLETTIVLKPKSQWREGMTTEKLVAEMDKAIQFPGVTNAWTMPITARIDMLSTGIKTPVGLKLMGNDLEVLADLGKEVEVILGEVPGTVSVYAERVTGGNYLDFNIDRQAAARYGLTVGDVQEAISGAIGGMNVATTVEGLQRYPINVRYARDLRDSPETLGEVLIATPGGAQIPMRQVATIVIKKGPAAIKSENARTNALVYVDIAGVDIGSYVQEARAAVAEGLSLPPGYSVVWSGQYEYMARAKAKMMMVVPATLLLIFLLLYLNFRTLGESLIVMLSVPFSLVGGLWLMDLLGYNMSVAVAVGFIALAGVATETGVVMLIYLDISYRQYREKFGERFSKAHLEQAIEEGAAQRVRPKIMTVVAIIAGLAPIMWSSGTGSEVMKRIATPMIGGMLSSTLLTLFILPVVYGWWRGRGLSDRAQVGGVEAKKDHLDQESS; translated from the coding sequence ATGATACGATCACTGATTTCCATTTCTATTAAAAACAGAGTTTTGGTACTCCTCTTTACCCTCATTATTGTAGTTGCAGGCCTTTGGTCAATGCTACGCATTCCCCTGGACGCAATTCCCGATCTGTCCGATGTTCAGGTCATTGTCTTCACCGACTATGTCGGTCAGTCGCCCCAGGTGGTGGAGGATCAGGTGACCTATCCGCTTACCACCGCTATGCTGGCCGTGCCCTACGCTAAAACGGTGCGTGGATTCTCCTTCTTTGGCATGAGTTTTGTTTACGTCATCTTTGCTGATGGTACGGATCTGTACTGGGCGCGTAGCCGGGTAATGGAGGCCCTGAACTATGTTTCGGGCAGCCTACCGGCCAATGTGACCCCGACCCTGGGCCCGGATGCGACGGGGGTGGGCTGGGTCTATCAGTATGTTTTGCAGAGTGATAAACACGATTTGCAACAGCTGCGCTCCATTCAGGATTGGTTTTTGCGTTATGAGTTGATGAGTGTGCCGGGTGTGTCGGAGGTGGCCTCCATCGGTGGCTTTGTTAAGCAGTATCAGGTTGTGGTCGATCCTAATAAATTACGCGCCTATAATATCTCCCTGCGACAGGTACGCAGGGCTATTCAGCGATCCAATAATGATGTTGGCGGTCGGGTCATAGAGATGGGCGAAACCGAGTTTATGGTGCGCGGCATTGGCTATATAAAATCACTGGAGGACATTGAAAACATAGGTCTTGGTGTTGATTCCCGTGGCACGCCAATTCTCATAAAGAACATTGCTCAGGTGCAGATAGGCCCTGAGATCAGGCGTGGCGTTCTGGACTTTAACGGTGAGGGGGAGACCGTGGGGGGCATTGTGGTGATGCGCTACGGTGAAAATGCCCTTCAGGTTATCGAGAGGGTGAAAAAGCGGTTGGAGGAGATCCAGCCCGGTCTGCCTGCCGGGGTGAAGATAGAGGCTGTTTACGATCGCTCTAACCTCATTCTCAGTGCGGTGAAAAACCTCAGGACCACTCTGCTTGAAGAGAGTCTCATTGTTGCCCTGGTCTGTCTTATTTTTCTGGCCCATCTGCGCAGTGCTCTGGTGGGGATTATAACTCTGCCCATCGGTATTTTTATAAGTTTTATTCTCATGGAGAGGCAGGGAATTAATGCCAATATCATGAGTCTCGGCGGCATTGCCATTGCTGTGGGGGCAATGGTTGATGCCGCCATTGTCATGATTGAAAATGTTCATAAACATATGGAGCACGATGATGGCAGACGCAGTCACTGGGAGTTGGTAAAGGACGCCTCATTAGAGGTAGGGCCGGCCCTCTTTTTCTCTCTGCTTATTATCGCCGTCAGTTTTCTGCCTGTCTTTGCTCTGGAAGCTCAGGAGGGTCGCCTCTTTAAGCCGCTTGCCTATACAAAGACATATGCCATGGCCGGCGCGGCCTTTTTGGCGGTGACCCTTGTCCCTGTGCTTATGGGTTATATGATTCGCGGTAAGATTATGCCCGAGCATAAAAATCCAATAAATCGATTTCTTATCTGGATCTATGATCCGGCTATCAGATGGGCCCTCGGTGCTAAGAAAACAGTTGTGGTCATTGCCCTCCTGCTGATGGCAACAGTTTATATCCCCTATCAGAGGATAGGCTCAGAGTTTATGCCGCCACTGGATGAGGGTGATCTGCTCTATATGCCGACAACCCTGCCGGGAATTTCCATAGCAAAGGCCAGGGAACTTGTCCAGCAGACGGATAAGATCATTAAATCCTTTCCCGAGGTGGCAACTGTTGCCGGTAAGGCCGGTCGGGTGGAAAGTGCAACCGATCCTGCCCCGCTTTCCATGCTTGAAACCACAATAGTACTTAAGCCAAAGTCCCAGTGGCGGGAGGGAATGACCACGGAAAAATTGGTGGCCGAGATGGATAAGGCCATCCAGTTTCCTGGGGTGACCAATGCCTGGACCATGCCCATTACGGCCCGTATAGATATGCTGTCAACGGGGATCAAGACCCCTGTTGGTCTGAAACTTATGGGCAATGACCTGGAGGTGCTGGCAGATCTTGGTAAGGAGGTTGAGGTGATTTTGGGTGAGGTGCCGGGGACGGTGAGTGTTTATGCGGAGCGGGTGACCGGCGGCAACTATCTTGATTTTAATATAGATCGGCAGGCTGCTGCCCGCTATGGCCTGACGGTGGGAGATGTGCAGGAGGCAATCAGCGGTGCCATTGGTGGCATGAATGTGGCAACAACGGTGGAAGGCCTGCAGCGTTACCCTATAAATGTCCGCTATGCCAGAGATCTGAGAGACAGTCCCGAGACCTTAGGGGAGGTACTTATTGCCACGCCCGGTGGGGCCCAGATACCCATGAGGCAGGTTGCTACCATAGTTATCAAAAAGGGGCCGGCGGCGATAAAGAGTGAGAACGCCCGTACCAATGCCCTTGTCTATGTGGATATTGCAGGTGTCGATATCGGTAGCTATGTGCAGGAGGCAAGGGCGGCTGTTGCCGAGGGGCTGAGTCTGCCTCCGGGCTATTCAGTTGTCTGGTCCGGTCAGTATGAGTATATGGCCAGGGCCAAGGCTAAGATGATGATGGTTGTCCCCGCCACCCTGCTCCTCATCTTCCTCCTCCTCTATTTGAATTTTAGAACCCTGGGGGAGAGCCTGATCGTCATGCTCTCTGTGCCCTTCTCTTTAGTGGGTGGGCTGTGGCTGATGGATCTGCTTGGCTATAATATGAGTGTTGCCGTTGCCGTAGGATTTATTGCCCTTGCCGGGGTGGCAACAGAGACGGGTGTTGTCATGCTGATATATCTCGATATTAGCTATCGCCAATATAGGGAGAAATTTGGAGAGAGGTTTTCTAAAGCGCATCTGGAACAGGCCATTGAGGAGGGTGCTGCCCAGCGGGTACGGCCGAAGATTATGACCGTTGTGGCTATTATTGCAGGGCTTGCTCCTATCATGTGGAGTAGCGGCACTGGTTCAGAGGTAATGAAGAGAATAGCAACTCCTATGATTGGGGGCATGCTCAGTTCAACTCTTCTTACCCTTTTTATTCTCCCTGTTGTCTACGGTTGGTGGCGGGGCAGAGGTTTGTCGGACAGGGCCCAGGTGGGCGGTGTTGAGGCGAAAAAAGATCATTTAGACCAAGAGTCTTCTTAA
- a CDS encoding efflux RND transporter periplasmic adaptor subunit encodes MRIIIKTVLLFFLILASAVQAAEGLKAGDVDPATGKVIEYWVAPMDPAYIRKTPGKSPMGMDLVPVYRQEGGEKLPTSSIRIDPVTVQNMGVRYGFVRSAPLAKTIRALGRVSYDESRVYDVNTKFEGWIDQVYVDFIGKKVSKGEALFTIYSPLVVAAQQEYLLAVAQARYFKKQRGEGLKLARQNAESLLRASQQRLDYLDIGKDQRKKIAARGRPLKNITFYSPVTGVVVQKNVRQGSFVKPGMSQYQVADLSTVWLDVDVYESDLSYVQEGMKAEMELVAFPGQRFQGEVLFIYPYLDAKTRTAGLRLSFKNPENKFKPAMYANVYLQAKIADKALLIPQEAVIDSGLRQIVFVAKEGGVFEPRTVKLGVTGENHLVQVLTGLEAGEKIVTSSQFLLDSESRLQEAIQKMLEPEEQPAPAADFDMSDEGMDDSFDMSDMTMEDQAKGQ; translated from the coding sequence ATGCGAATTATTATAAAAACCGTTCTCCTCTTTTTTCTTATCCTGGCATCGGCAGTCCAGGCTGCCGAGGGGCTGAAGGCGGGTGATGTTGATCCCGCAACAGGCAAGGTTATTGAATATTGGGTTGCGCCCATGGATCCGGCCTATATTCGTAAGACACCGGGGAAATCCCCCATGGGCATGGACCTTGTTCCCGTCTATCGGCAAGAGGGGGGAGAGAAGTTGCCTACCTCAAGCATTCGCATAGATCCTGTCACCGTACAAAATATGGGTGTGCGTTACGGCTTTGTCCGGAGTGCGCCTCTGGCAAAGACAATCCGCGCCCTTGGCCGGGTCAGTTATGACGAGAGTCGTGTCTACGATGTGAATACTAAGTTTGAGGGTTGGATCGATCAGGTCTATGTGGACTTTATCGGCAAAAAAGTATCGAAGGGGGAGGCGCTTTTCACCATATACAGCCCCCTCGTAGTCGCTGCTCAACAGGAGTATCTGCTTGCCGTGGCTCAGGCCCGATATTTTAAGAAGCAGCGGGGAGAGGGGCTGAAGCTCGCCAGGCAAAATGCCGAAAGTCTGCTCCGAGCCAGCCAGCAACGTTTGGACTATCTTGATATAGGAAAAGATCAGCGGAAAAAGATCGCTGCCCGTGGCAGGCCCCTGAAAAATATTACCTTCTATTCGCCTGTTACCGGGGTTGTTGTTCAGAAGAACGTCCGCCAGGGATCTTTTGTTAAGCCGGGCATGAGCCAGTATCAGGTTGCCGATCTGAGTACCGTGTGGCTGGACGTTGATGTCTATGAATCCGATTTGTCCTATGTGCAGGAGGGGATGAAAGCTGAGATGGAGTTAGTGGCCTTTCCCGGGCAGAGGTTTCAGGGCGAGGTGCTTTTTATCTATCCCTATCTGGACGCCAAAACGCGCACAGCTGGGCTGCGACTGAGCTTTAAGAACCCTGAAAACAAGTTTAAGCCGGCTATGTATGCCAATGTCTATCTGCAGGCAAAGATTGCCGACAAGGCCCTCCTCATCCCTCAGGAGGCTGTCATTGATTCTGGCCTTCGTCAGATTGTCTTTGTGGCAAAGGAGGGAGGTGTCTTTGAGCCGCGTACCGTTAAACTTGGGGTGACGGGAGAAAACCATCTCGTCCAGGTGCTCACAGGTCTTGAGGCCGGCGAAAAAATAGTCACCTCGTCTCAATTTTTACTCGATTCAGAATCCCGCCTGCAGGAGGCCATCCAGAAAATGCTGGAGCCAGAGGAGCAACCTGCACCGGCGGCGGATTTTGATATGAGCGATGAAGGGATGGATGACTCTTTTGATATGTCTGATATGACAATGGAAGATCAAGCCAAGGGGCAATAG
- a CDS encoding TolC family protein, translating into MLRNKKFFLLPATLFCLLNLLTLAQAETPVDHLHLLLKEALSHNLEIASLEEKTRALQLEAPSAGSLSDPRITLALVNLPTDSFSFRQENMTQKQLGIAQGLPWFGVLSLKEKNAELRARQQEELTRAKRLSVARDLKLAWYDLALVQEKLKSNEQIHKLVRQLLVVSETRYAAGKGLQQDVLFAQVQLSELQNDKISLGIERNSLQDRIGNLLDRDDLYRGTAPAYTLDDQLSLNQESLVAQSLERNPSVVSQKLAIIIAKNKVKLAEKAYMPNMDLRLAYGQRDSSDTMPRSDFVSAGITFTVPLWQSRRQDSQLGGSKRRVRSARYTLESLEKSLPHRVDGLVTVINESFKNYRLYSKGIEMQAEQLARASLAAYSVGSVEFLTMLNAEIKQEKVKLAAKRYLYKIYKKNAELEELVGQPVSIGREV; encoded by the coding sequence ATGTTGAGAAATAAGAAGTTCTTCCTATTACCTGCAACTCTTTTTTGTCTTCTTAATCTCTTAACCCTTGCTCAGGCGGAAACCCCTGTTGACCATTTGCACCTCCTGCTTAAGGAGGCCCTGTCGCACAATCTTGAGATAGCAAGTCTTGAAGAAAAGACCAGGGCATTGCAACTTGAGGCCCCCTCTGCGGGTTCCCTCTCTGACCCTCGAATAACCCTGGCCCTTGTTAATCTGCCAACGGATAGCTTTTCCTTTAGACAGGAGAATATGACTCAAAAGCAGCTGGGAATAGCTCAGGGCCTGCCATGGTTCGGTGTTCTCAGCCTTAAGGAGAAAAATGCTGAACTGCGGGCTCGGCAACAGGAGGAGTTGACCCGGGCGAAGAGGCTCTCTGTGGCTAGAGATCTCAAGCTTGCCTGGTATGATCTGGCTCTTGTTCAGGAAAAGTTAAAATCAAATGAGCAGATACATAAGCTGGTAAGGCAGCTGTTGGTGGTTAGTGAAACAAGATATGCCGCAGGTAAGGGCCTGCAGCAGGATGTCCTCTTTGCCCAGGTGCAGCTCTCGGAGTTGCAAAATGATAAGATCAGCCTGGGAATTGAACGCAATAGCCTGCAGGATCGCATTGGCAATTTGCTCGATCGGGATGATCTCTATCGCGGGACGGCACCTGCCTATACCTTGGATGATCAGTTATCCCTGAACCAGGAAAGCTTAGTTGCGCAATCACTGGAGCGGAATCCCTCGGTGGTGAGCCAGAAACTTGCCATTATCATTGCCAAAAATAAGGTCAAATTGGCAGAGAAGGCCTATATGCCCAATATGGATTTACGCCTCGCCTATGGTCAGCGGGATAGCAGCGATACTATGCCGCGTTCTGATTTTGTCTCCGCGGGCATCACCTTTACCGTTCCTCTCTGGCAGAGTAGGCGGCAGGATAGCCAACTTGGCGGGAGTAAGCGGAGGGTTCGTTCTGCTCGCTATACCCTGGAATCTCTGGAAAAGAGTTTGCCCCATCGTGTTGACGGGCTTGTCACCGTCATTAACGAATCTTTTAAAAATTACAGACTCTATAGCAAGGGCATAGAGATGCAGGCAGAGCAGTTGGCCCGGGCCTCCCTTGCCGCCTATTCCGTTGGCAGCGTTGAGTTTTTAACCATGCTTAATGCAGAGATAAAGCAGGAGAAGGTTAAGCTCGCTGCCAAGAGGTATCTCTACAAAATATACAAAAAAAACGCTGAGCTGGAAGAACTTGTCGGCCAGCCTGTGTCCATTGGCAGAGAGGTATGA
- a CDS encoding two-component system sensor histidine kinase NtrB, translating to MKKKNKFKHKIPQSPSSFQLSTGPFLFLFSIVIIFILFAISTRDNIHRAQNFMKSSLLNQGGIIISSIEAMNADALDRPEYFNNFISEISQNDEILFIAMEPKGLIIDKGRGLYNKFRVHLTKEKIESMRGTGLTSHKKEQGLFVISKLIQQGSSGAEQIISVGISTGTFDQAQEEDRHHAFIMTAILFLLALSGMYFLFLYQKMRSFSATIADMKLYTDSILKSVPVSIVTIDNQNRLISYNQCTTDILGLKSENLEGIEIDKIIPAYSSHLNSTNQLTNEIEAGDGGKEKRSLRISCSPLISQGQVNMGKVLVIENISKFKNMEAQLELSRRMAALGKMASGIAHEIRNPLGTLRGFAYFFGKSNNASEETKEYSQLMVAEIDRLNRIVSGLLQFSRPREPQLQTTCLSELLKKIKLLLEMDFSTAKIKVSWPMDQGIIINADPDLILQVLMNILRNSIIATATGGTIDIECSEDNDSVIISIADTGCGMSEKEREQMFDPFFTTSKTGTGLGLAVSHQIIAQHRGFFEVSTAQNRGTNIRIILPKKPNNEGAAQ from the coding sequence ATGAAAAAAAAAAATAAGTTCAAGCATAAGATCCCACAATCGCCCTCCTCTTTTCAACTCTCAACAGGACCCTTTTTATTTCTCTTTAGCATCGTTATTATCTTTATCCTCTTTGCAATCTCAACCCGAGACAACATCCATCGAGCCCAAAATTTTATGAAATCCTCACTGCTCAATCAGGGGGGAATTATCATCTCATCCATTGAAGCAATGAATGCTGATGCCCTGGACAGGCCTGAATACTTTAATAATTTTATCTCAGAAATTTCTCAAAACGATGAGATCCTCTTTATCGCCATGGAACCAAAGGGCCTTATCATCGATAAGGGGAGAGGCCTTTATAATAAATTCAGAGTTCATCTCACAAAAGAGAAGATAGAGTCAATGAGAGGTACAGGGCTGACAAGCCACAAAAAAGAACAGGGACTTTTTGTGATTTCAAAATTAATTCAACAGGGATCTTCAGGAGCAGAGCAGATCATATCGGTGGGAATTTCCACCGGGACATTTGATCAGGCCCAAGAGGAGGATCGCCACCATGCATTTATTATGACGGCAATTTTGTTCCTGCTGGCACTATCGGGGATGTACTTCCTATTTCTCTACCAGAAAATGCGCTCCTTTAGTGCCACCATTGCAGATATGAAGCTCTATACGGATAGTATTCTTAAATCTGTACCGGTGAGTATCGTCACCATAGATAACCAAAACAGACTCATCTCTTACAATCAATGCACGACAGACATCCTTGGCCTAAAGTCGGAGAATCTTGAAGGAATTGAAATAGATAAGATAATACCTGCCTACTCCAGCCATCTGAATTCAACGAATCAGCTCACAAATGAAATAGAGGCAGGAGATGGAGGCAAGGAGAAGAGATCATTAAGAATCAGCTGTTCACCACTCATTAGCCAAGGCCAGGTCAATATGGGCAAGGTTTTGGTTATTGAAAACATAAGCAAGTTTAAAAACATGGAGGCCCAGCTGGAGCTTTCCAGAAGAATGGCAGCCCTCGGCAAGATGGCTTCAGGAATTGCCCATGAAATTCGAAATCCCCTGGGGACCCTGCGGGGATTTGCCTATTTTTTCGGTAAATCAAACAATGCCAGCGAGGAGACAAAGGAATATTCCCAACTAATGGTGGCTGAAATTGACCGATTAAACAGAATCGTCTCCGGCCTGCTGCAATTCTCCCGACCAAGAGAGCCGCAATTGCAGACCACATGCCTGTCTGAACTCCTAAAAAAGATTAAACTTTTACTGGAGATGGATTTTTCCACTGCCAAAATTAAAGTCTCCTGGCCAATGGATCAGGGAATTATAATCAACGCCGATCCGGACTTAATCCTCCAGGTGCTCATGAATATTTTACGCAATAGTATCATCGCCACAGCAACTGGCGGTACGATAGATATTGAGTGTAGTGAAGACAATGACAGTGTTATTATCTCCATAGCAGACACCGGGTGCGGCATGTCAGAAAAAGAGAGAGAACAGATGTTCGATCCATTTTTCACCACCAGCAAAACAGGCACGGGACTCGGTTTGGCTGTAAGCCATCAAATCATAGCGCAACATCGAGGTTTTTTTGAGGTTTCCACTGCTCAAAACAGGGGCACAAATATTCGTATCATCCTACCCAAAAAGCCAAATAATGAAGGGGCTGCTCAATGA
- a CDS encoding sigma-54-dependent transcriptional regulator, with the protein MKKILLVDDDKGHRTMLKVNLGELGYQVITAGDGDEVLAKLTKNKIDLILLDMKMPRIDGLATLSLLSQQNNRIPVIVITAFSSMENAIEAMKKGAFDYVTKPVDIDNLHIAISKALHQKISPPLSPGTEPQADSKFPEIIGESAPMQELFSQISLIAPSDATILLSGESGTGKELVATAIHRHSKRKEGALIRINCAALHENLLESELFGHELGAFTGAAKQKKGLFERADKGTLFLDEIGDMSLTTQVKILRVLQEGEFERVGGNDSIKVNVRIIAASHRNLEKLIEEGTFRQDLFFRLSVVPLHLPALRERLVDIPILANFFLSLYNKKNRKDIKGFSQEALDLLMEYPWPGNIRELENSIERGVILCLGEQITAHELPPQFFRNRSPGELSSRDTLRDVEKRAIQQALARSGFNKSATAKQLGIARQTLLNKIRDYGLE; encoded by the coding sequence ATGAAAAAAATACTTCTGGTAGACGATGACAAGGGGCATAGAACCATGCTCAAGGTAAACCTCGGTGAACTCGGCTATCAGGTAATTACGGCAGGAGATGGCGATGAGGTTCTAGCCAAACTTACTAAAAACAAGATTGATCTCATCCTCCTTGATATGAAGATGCCTCGCATCGATGGCCTCGCCACCCTCTCCCTGCTCTCCCAGCAGAACAACAGGATTCCCGTTATTGTCATTACCGCCTTTTCATCCATGGAAAATGCCATTGAGGCCATGAAGAAGGGTGCCTTTGACTATGTCACCAAACCGGTTGATATAGATAACTTGCATATTGCAATATCAAAGGCCCTGCATCAAAAGATATCTCCTCCTCTCTCTCCCGGCACAGAGCCTCAGGCCGACAGCAAGTTCCCTGAGATCATCGGGGAGAGTGCTCCCATGCAGGAACTTTTTTCCCAGATATCCCTCATTGCCCCCAGCGATGCAACCATCCTTCTCTCAGGAGAATCAGGCACGGGCAAGGAACTGGTGGCAACGGCAATACATAGGCACAGCAAGAGAAAAGAGGGGGCACTGATCCGGATTAACTGTGCTGCCCTGCATGAAAATTTACTTGAAAGCGAGCTCTTTGGTCACGAGCTGGGGGCCTTCACCGGAGCAGCAAAACAAAAAAAAGGCCTTTTCGAACGGGCGGACAAGGGCACCCTCTTTCTCGATGAAATTGGAGATATGAGCCTGACAACTCAGGTAAAGATACTCCGGGTTTTACAGGAGGGCGAGTTTGAACGGGTAGGCGGAAATGACTCCATCAAGGTCAATGTGAGAATTATCGCCGCCAGCCATAGGAATTTAGAAAAATTGATAGAAGAAGGCACCTTCCGCCAGGACCTCTTTTTTCGCCTCTCCGTTGTCCCTCTCCACCTACCTGCCCTACGAGAGAGACTGGTCGACATCCCCATCCTGGCAAACTTCTTCCTCTCTCTCTACAACAAGAAAAACAGAAAGGATATCAAAGGATTCAGCCAGGAAGCATTGGATTTACTGATGGAATATCCCTGGCCCGGCAATATCAGAGAATTAGAAAACAGCATTGAACGTGGTGTCATCCTCTGTCTCGGTGAACAGATAACGGCCCACGAACTCCCGCCCCAGTTTTTCCGCAATCGCAGCCCGGGCGAGCTGAGCAGTCGAGACACCCTGCGAGACGTCGAGAAGAGGGCTATCCAACAGGCCTTGGCACGATCCGGCTTCAATAAGAGCGCCACGGCAAAGCAACTCGGCATTGCCCGGCAAACCTTGCTCAACAAGATAAGAGACTACGGGCTGGAATAG
- a CDS encoding sugar ABC transporter substrate-binding protein, with amino-acid sequence MKIKKWSLALTLLVLLSTNVFAADALKQSGKGIKIWFDTGGPVGGSYNTVVQNGAQQAATDLGCEIEFMYSNWSPQKMIENLKKAIAAGPDGVVVMGHPGDDAYAPLIKEAEEKGIIITSADTELPKLMAQYQAAGFGYAGVSNYGRGKALASEAINRFALKKGDRALVWGLQSRPTRGLSSRAIIETLQAAGIEVDYMEISSEIDKDASLGTSVIAAYLSSNPDCDIVFTDHGALTAQQENFFRAAGLGPDEIIGAGFSLSPATAAGIKSGYVDLVGDGQPYLQGYLPVLQIVLTKRFGFSGLEVQTGGGFIHKGNIDLIEPLAKKGIR; translated from the coding sequence ATGAAAATAAAAAAATGGAGCCTGGCGCTGACACTGCTCGTTTTGCTCAGCACTAATGTCTTTGCAGCAGACGCCCTCAAGCAGAGCGGCAAAGGAATAAAGATTTGGTTTGACACGGGAGGCCCCGTTGGCGGCAGCTATAATACCGTGGTGCAAAATGGGGCCCAACAGGCAGCGACTGATCTTGGCTGTGAGATTGAATTCATGTACTCCAACTGGAGTCCACAGAAGATGATCGAAAACCTAAAAAAGGCCATTGCCGCAGGGCCTGATGGTGTTGTAGTGATGGGACATCCGGGTGATGATGCCTACGCGCCACTGATTAAAGAGGCCGAAGAGAAGGGGATAATAATTACCTCAGCCGATACTGAACTCCCTAAGTTGATGGCACAGTACCAGGCAGCAGGGTTTGGTTATGCGGGGGTAAGCAACTACGGGCGAGGCAAGGCCCTGGCCTCTGAGGCCATCAATCGTTTTGCCCTTAAAAAAGGAGACAGGGCCCTAGTCTGGGGCCTGCAGAGTCGCCCAACCCGTGGCCTCAGCTCCAGGGCTATTATCGAAACCCTTCAGGCTGCCGGTATTGAGGTAGACTATATGGAGATCAGCTCGGAGATCGATAAAGATGCCAGCCTCGGCACCTCGGTAATCGCCGCCTATCTCTCCTCTAATCCCGACTGCGACATTGTCTTTACCGACCATGGAGCGCTGACCGCTCAACAGGAAAACTTCTTTCGAGCAGCAGGCCTTGGCCCGGATGAGATCATCGGTGCCGGCTTCAGCCTCTCGCCTGCCACCGCAGCTGGCATTAAATCCGGTTATGTGGATCTTGTCGGTGATGGCCAGCCCTATCTCCAGGGCTATCTGCCCGTATTACAGATCGTTCTCACCAAGCGCTTCGGCTTTTCCGGACTTGAAGTCCAAACAGGCGGCGGCTTTATCCATAAAGGAAATATTGACCTGATAGAACCTCTTGCCAAGAAAGGGATACGTTAA
- a CDS encoding ATP-binding cassette domain-containing protein, which produces MDTILKASGINKSFGPIQALEGVNFSIYRGEVVALIGDNGAGKSTIIKILSGVLRPDSGRLQINGHDINLRHHSVIKARTMGVETVYQERSLGEKQPLWRNVFVGRHLHNALGFIRIREEKEITLSMLKESIGLKGVGISADALVGTLSGGERQGLAISRAMHFNAALTILDEPTTALAVKEVRRVLDYIRAIPKQGKSALFVSHNLHHIHEIADRFLFVSHGSIVHQCRKKEMSVSELFEKLDQISAARGKNGEV; this is translated from the coding sequence ATGGATACCATACTCAAGGCCTCCGGGATCAATAAATCCTTTGGCCCCATACAGGCACTCGAAGGGGTTAACTTCTCTATCTATAGGGGAGAAGTTGTAGCCCTCATCGGTGATAATGGGGCAGGAAAATCCACCATTATCAAAATTCTCTCCGGCGTGCTCCGTCCGGATTCCGGCCGCCTACAGATAAACGGCCACGACATCAACCTACGGCATCACTCCGTTATCAAAGCCCGGACCATGGGAGTTGAAACCGTCTACCAGGAACGATCTCTGGGAGAGAAGCAACCACTGTGGCGCAATGTCTTTGTCGGTCGACACCTGCATAATGCCTTGGGTTTTATCCGGATACGAGAGGAGAAGGAAATTACCCTCTCCATGCTCAAAGAGAGTATTGGCCTCAAGGGTGTCGGTATCTCTGCCGACGCCCTGGTAGGTACACTCTCGGGTGGGGAGAGACAGGGTTTGGCCATTAGTCGGGCCATGCATTTCAACGCAGCCTTAACCATCCTCGACGAACCAACCACGGCCCTGGCAGTAAAAGAGGTGAGACGTGTCCTCGACTATATTCGCGCCATCCCCAAACAGGGGAAATCTGCCCTCTTTGTCTCCCATAACCTGCACCACATACATGAGATAGCAGATCGTTTTCTCTTTGTCAGCCATGGAAGCATTGTCCACCAGTGCAGAAAAAAAGAGATGTCTGTCTCTGAGCTCTTTGAAAAATTAGATCAAATTTCTGCCGCACGAGGCAAAAATGGAGAAGTTTAA